The DNA region GTCCGCAATGGCCTGCGTCTCCGCCTTCAGGACTTCCTCAAGCAGCCCTCGGTTGGAGTTCGGCACCGGCACCTCGTTTGGCGTGGTTGTTGGAACGCCGCCAAGCGCCGCGATCTTGTTCGCCAGGAACTTCGCGTGGCCCAGCTCATCCGGCACCTCCGCTTCGAAGAACGAGACGAGCGTCGGGCGGTGAACACCCTTTGCCACTGCGGCGTAGATCGTATATTGCACCACCGCAGCCAGCTCGCCGGCCAGGTCCCTGTTCAGTCCGTCAATCAGCTCGTTGATCTTGTCCTGCTTCGCCATTCAGCGAATACCTCCGTGCTTCACAACATGCTTCATCACATGCATCTCTCATTTCTATACAGGCAAGATCAGTGCCGCCAATACTGGAGTATGCTTGCGGCATCAACGCATGAACCAAGGTGGAAGAGCGATCCCATGTCAATTCCAGAGCAGCCACAATCCGACGCCAACCAGCCAGACGACCAGATGTTGTGGGACGAGGGCGACGAAGACGAAATCCCGCGAGCGGTAATCTACGTCCTCGCTGGACTTCTCATTCTCTCGTTCGCGCTCTATCTCATCGTCGGTGGTGGACATAACCACTTCCATTAGGCCGTCGCACGACAACGCGAACAGGAGCACGCCATGCCGTCGCCACTGCGTATCGGG from Thermomicrobiales bacterium includes:
- a CDS encoding ferritin-like domain-containing protein, with the translated sequence MAKQDKINELIDGLNRDLAGELAAVVQYTIYAAVAKGVHRPTLVSFFEAEVPDELGHAKFLANKIAALGGVPTTTPNEVPVPNSNRGLLEEVLKAETQAIADYTERVAQADAAGEVGLKVQLEDQIVDETNHREETAKLLEQTSTGHDL